ACTTGCCTTCCAAAGGGCTTGCTGACCCCCCCTCGGATTAACTATGCTACCTGCCATACCCCTGCGCGTCCATTGGATGGAGCACTTGTGAAGATTCTCATCGTTGAAGACGATCCTACGAGCACGGTCATACTGGAAAGGTCTCTTCGGAAGGCCGGTTATGAGACGTTGAACGCGGTAGACGGGGTCGAGGCACTGGAAATCTTGAAGAGCCAGCCTTGCGACGCCATCGTCTCCGACTGGATGATGCCCCGCATGGATGGCATCGAACTGGTCCACCGCATCCGTTCCACCATCCAGCCCTTGCCGGTCATGCTCATCGTGACCTCCCTGGCGATGCCGGAAGCGCGCATGCATGCGCTCCAGGCAGGTGCGGACGACTACCTCTCCAAGCCCTTTTCGGTGCCGGATGTTTTGGAGCGGCTGGCCAACTGTTTGGCCAGGCGCCAGCAGCCCGAGCCTCTGCCCTCGACCATTCGCCGCATCCCGCTGGTCATGCCCAGCCAGCCTCCTCCGGGGTTCGCCGCGGTGGGCATCACCGCCAGTACCGGCGGCCCGGAAGCCGTTCGCGAGGTGGTCCGTAGCCTCGGTGACGTCCAGGATTGCGCCATCTTCCTGGTGTTGCACGGCCCGGCTTGGATGCTGGAAACTTTTTCCACGCGCCTGCAGCGCGAGACCAAAATTCCGGTGCGCTTGGCGGAAGACGGCATCGCTGTCGAGCCCGGCCGGATCTACTTGGCGCCCGGCGATTGGCATCTCACGGTGGCCGAAGGTCCCGTCATCCGGCTCAATCGCGAGGCACCGGAAAACTACATGCGCCCTGCTGCAGATCCTCTCTTCCGGACTCTGGCCACGGTCTTCCATCGCAACGCGATCGGGGTGGTGCTGACCGGGATGGGGCGCGACGGCACGCTGGGCGCATCGGAGATCTCCGCGGCCGGCGGGGTGGTCTTGTGCCAGGATCCGCGCACGGCGGTGGCTCCATCCATGCCCCAGACGGTGATGAATGCCGGGGTTGCCACCACGGTGCTTCCCTTGCAGGATCTGGCTTCCGAGATCTTGCGTCGCGTCGCCAGCGTCCACGCCTGACCGCTGTCGATCTAGCTTTCATCCGGTGCTGGATCTAGACGCCCTGGAATCCTTTGTGGCCTCTTGTGAAAGTGGTTCGGTCAGCCGGGCCGCTTCCGGTCTGTTTCGTTCGCAACCAGCCGTCACTCGTCAGATCGCCGCGTTGGAAGAATCCCTCGGCGAAACTTTGCTGGAGCGCACTTCCAGGGGCGTGAAGCCGACCCCTGCCGGCGTGCGCGTCCTCCCTCTCGCACGCGCCCTGCTGCGCGATGCGCGATCCTTGCGCGATGCCGCCCGCACGGGGGAAGGTCCCTCGGGCATTCTGCGCATCGCCGCCAGCGACACCGTGGCCCAGTACTGGCTGGCGCCCAAATTGGGCGAATTCTGTCGGGAGCATCCGCGGGTGCGGTTGCAACTGGACCTGGCCAGTTCCCCCGAAATCGCCCATCGTGTGGCGCAAGGCTTGTCCGACGTCGGGTTCGTGTTGTTGCCCCTGAAGCACCCGTCCCTGGTGGGGCGCGCGGTGCTGGCCTACCGGCATGTGGCGGCGTTTCCCGCATCCGGCACGCTTCTGACAGAATCCGACGTCACGCAGGAAGAACTCTCGAGGTTCCCGCTGGTGCTCCTGGGGCGCCACACGCATTCGCGCCAGCTCATCGAAGAAGGATTCCGCAGCCGCGGCCTGTGGCCGGACCGGATCGTCGAGGTGGGAAACGTGTCTGTCCAGAAGGAACTGGTGCGATCCGGCCTGGGGGTCGGGGTGCTTCCCGACTACGCCGCACGGCCCGACGACGGCCTGGTGTATCGTCCCATCCACGGGGCTTCGCGGCGCGAGATCGCCCTGGTCACCCACAAGACGGATTTCGCCGAGGGGCCCGCCGAGGTGTTCGTCCGCCGGCTGCTCGAGGCGGAACCCTCCCGACCCTGATCCGATCCGTGATCCACGAGACGCTCGAACGCATCCTCTTCCCTCGTCGCGTGGTCGATCCCTCCGCATCGCGCTCGGCGTTGTCCGGCAAGACGATTCTTGTCACCGGAGCGAGCTTCGGGATCGGCCGGGAGCTGGTGGAGCTTCTGGCTCCCACCGGCGCGAGGCTGCTCCTGGTGGCCCGCACCGCAGAAAAGCTCGCGCTGGTCCGGGACCGGGCGCGGGCGCTCGGGGCCGATGCGGATTCGTTTCCAGCCGACCTGCGCTCCGAAACGGACATGGCATCGGTCCTGGCCTGGTTGGATGGCCAGCCCGACGGGGTGGACATCCTGGTCCACAACGCAGGGAAATCCATCCACCGATCCATCCTGCAATCGCAGGACCGGTACCACGATTTCCAACGCACCATGGCCATCAACTACCTGGCCCCGGTCCGCCTGACGCTGCATCTCCTGCCGCGATTGCGCCAGCGGCGTGGACAGATTTTGAATGTCTCGGCGGCCAACGTTCTGCTGCCCCCCATGGGCGGTTGGGCGGCCTACCAGGCGTCCAAATGTGCTTTCGACCAATGGATCGGGTCGTCGCGCCTGGAGCTGGAGTCGATGGGTGTCCGGGTCTCGACCGCCTACTTCCCGTTGGTGCGCACACGGATGCTCGCGAACCCGGCCTATGCGCGCATGCCGGCCATGGAAGCCTCGCAAGCCGCCGTCCGGATCGCGCTCCTTCTGAACCGGGGACGCGGGGATTGGTCGCCCTGGTGGCTGCCCGTGACCTCAATGCTCGCGCGCGCCCTGCCGCGAAGACTTTGGGATCGATCATGAAAACATCCGTGGCCGCCTTGCGTGCCAGTGGATTCCTGGGTCTGCGGGGGTTTTGGTCGTTTTTTGTTGCCGTGGTGCGGGAAGGCCCCAATGCGTCGGCCTTGCTGGGATACCAAGCCCGGATGCATCCCGACCGACCGGCGCTGTGCGATGGTTCGGAATCCCTGGATTGGCGTACCCTGCACGGACGTGTGGAAAACCTCGCCGCGGTCTTGGAGCGGGAGTTCGGCGTGCGACGAGGTGCGCGGACCGCGGTGCTCGTTCGCAAGGGGATTCCCTTCGCGGAGGCTTTCTACGCGCTTTGCCGGACGGGAGCGCATGTCACCGTCCTCAATCCGGACATGGGAGCGGATCGCAAGCGGGAGGTCCTGGGCCGAAAACGGTTCGATTTGGTCCTGATCGAGGAGGAATTCTCGAGTTCCTTGGAAGGATGCGAAGTTGTTCTCGTGTCGCTGGAGGCCGCTCGGCAACAGGCTGGGGAATCGGAGAAACGTTCTCCGGGACCTCGGAGCGGAGGGCGCATCGCGGTTCTCACCGGAGGGACAACGGGCAAGGCCAAGACCGCCCAACGGCGAACCTCGCCTTCGGCCGTCGCAAGACCGTTCCTGGGGTTGCTTTCCCGGCTGGAGCTCCACAAATGCCGGGAAATGGCGGTATGCTCGAGCGTCCACCACGGGTTCGGATTGTCGGCGTTGCTGATCGGGACGTTCCTGGGCCCGCGCCTTCATCTTTGGGATCGCTGGCGGACGGAGGACGTGGCGGACAGAATCCGGCGTTTCCGGATCGACACCGTGGTCGCGGTGCCGCTGATGCTTTCGCGGCTGTTGGATGCCGATGCCCCGGCTCTGGCGGTGGTGCGGCGGTTCCTGTGTGGCGGAGCGAGGCTCGATCCGGCATTGGCGCGGCGGGGTTTGGAAGCCATGGATGGATCGCTCCACAACCTGTTCGGGAGTTCGGAGGCGGGGTTTTCCATCCTGGCCCGGCCCGACGACCTGCGGGAATTTCCCGAAACGCTGGGAAAGCCGCTCCCGGGCGTGCGGGTTCGCATCCTGGATGCGACCGGGGCCGAGGTGGCGCGTGGCGAAACGGGCGAAATCTCGGTGGAGAGCGGTTGGGCGATGGAGTCTGTGGCCGGTCGCACTTGCCGCACAGGCGATCTGGGACGCATGGACCACGCCGGTCGAGTGTTCCTGCTGGGCAGGGTGGACGACATGATCGTGTCCGGAGGCGAGAACGTCTATCCGTCGGACCTGGAGTCCGCGGTTTCGCGGCATCCCCACGTGCGCGAGGCCGTGGTCTGGCCCGTGAGCGATCCCGAGTTCGGGCATCGTCTGCATCTGGCGGTGGGAGTCGGACCGTGTTGTCAGAAAATGTCTGAGCGGGAATTGCGGAGCTGGCTTTCCGAAAGGATCGCTCGCTACCAGATGCCCGCGAAAATCCTGGTTCTGGAAGCCCTTCCCTGGACGGCGGCGGGAAAACCCGATCGCCAGGCGCTGCAGCAGCGCCTGGACGAGCGGGGCATCAACCGACGATCGTGAGCCCTGCGGCCGCCGCCACCAATCGCTTGGTTTCGGTGGCGAACTTGACGTCCAATCGGGCGGCCGAACCGCTGCCGTGGATCTTCTCCACCCGACCCATCCCGAACTTGGGATGGCGCACGCGCATGCCCACCAGGAAGGTCCCGCCCGTCGCCTGGTTTTCCGACTCGTAGTCGGGAAACGGCTCGGGCTTGGTGGAGGGTTGGTTTTGGATCCAGGTCTGGGTCCGGCCGGAAGGCAGACTCACGGCGGGCCCGCCCTCGGTCACGCCGCCGGAAGTACGCGGCACGGTGCCGTCGGAGCGCGATTGGCTGCGCAGCGATCCCGGTGGGAAGGCGGGACGGCGTGCCTGTTGGCGGAATCCACCACCGGTGAACCCGCCGCCTGCGAATCCGCTTCCGAAGCTGCGAGGCCGGGCCGCCACGTCCGGATCCGCTCCGGAGATCACCTTCCTGCCCGCTCCCTCGTACTCGATGACTTCCTGGTCGATCTCGTCCAGAAAGCGGCTGGGAATGCAAGCGTCGCGGATGCCGAAGCGTGTGCGCACCCGGGTGGAAAACAAGTGCAATTTCTGTCGGGCGCGTGTCGCGCCCACGTAGAACAGGCGGCGTTCCTCTTCCAACGCGTCCGCACCGCCGTCGGTGCGCAGCATGGGGAACAATCCCTCGTCGCAGCCGGCCAGGCACACGACGTCGTATTCCAGACCCTTGGACGTATGCAAGGTCATCAGGACCACCGAGTTGTCGTCGGGGTTTTTCGTGTCGGCGTCGGACACCAGCGCGACCTCTTCCAAAAAGCCTTTCAATCCGCCATCCGGATTGCGTTCGGCGAAGGCCGCGGCCGCCGACACCA
This DNA window, taken from Fibrobacterota bacterium, encodes the following:
- a CDS encoding response regulator, whose translation is MKILIVEDDPTSTVILERSLRKAGYETLNAVDGVEALEILKSQPCDAIVSDWMMPRMDGIELVHRIRSTIQPLPVMLIVTSLAMPEARMHALQAGADDYLSKPFSVPDVLERLANCLARRQQPEPLPSTIRRIPLVMPSQPPPGFAAVGITASTGGPEAVREVVRSLGDVQDCAIFLVLHGPAWMLETFSTRLQRETKIPVRLAEDGIAVEPGRIYLAPGDWHLTVAEGPVIRLNREAPENYMRPAADPLFRTLATVFHRNAIGVVLTGMGRDGTLGASEISAAGGVVLCQDPRTAVAPSMPQTVMNAGVATTVLPLQDLASEILRRVASVHA
- a CDS encoding LysR family transcriptional regulator, yielding MLDLDALESFVASCESGSVSRAASGLFRSQPAVTRQIAALEESLGETLLERTSRGVKPTPAGVRVLPLARALLRDARSLRDAARTGEGPSGILRIAASDTVAQYWLAPKLGEFCREHPRVRLQLDLASSPEIAHRVAQGLSDVGFVLLPLKHPSLVGRAVLAYRHVAAFPASGTLLTESDVTQEELSRFPLVLLGRHTHSRQLIEEGFRSRGLWPDRIVEVGNVSVQKELVRSGLGVGVLPDYAARPDDGLVYRPIHGASRREIALVTHKTDFAEGPAEVFVRRLLEAEPSRP
- a CDS encoding SDR family NAD(P)-dependent oxidoreductase; this encodes MIHETLERILFPRRVVDPSASRSALSGKTILVTGASFGIGRELVELLAPTGARLLLVARTAEKLALVRDRARALGADADSFPADLRSETDMASVLAWLDGQPDGVDILVHNAGKSIHRSILQSQDRYHDFQRTMAINYLAPVRLTLHLLPRLRQRRGQILNVSAANVLLPPMGGWAAYQASKCAFDQWIGSSRLELESMGVRVSTAYFPLVRTRMLANPAYARMPAMEASQAAVRIALLLNRGRGDWSPWWLPVTSMLARALPRRLWDRS
- a CDS encoding AMP-binding protein, which encodes MKTSVAALRASGFLGLRGFWSFFVAVVREGPNASALLGYQARMHPDRPALCDGSESLDWRTLHGRVENLAAVLEREFGVRRGARTAVLVRKGIPFAEAFYALCRTGAHVTVLNPDMGADRKREVLGRKRFDLVLIEEEFSSSLEGCEVVLVSLEAARQQAGESEKRSPGPRSGGRIAVLTGGTTGKAKTAQRRTSPSAVARPFLGLLSRLELHKCREMAVCSSVHHGFGLSALLIGTFLGPRLHLWDRWRTEDVADRIRRFRIDTVVAVPLMLSRLLDADAPALAVVRRFLCGGARLDPALARRGLEAMDGSLHNLFGSSEAGFSILARPDDLREFPETLGKPLPGVRVRILDATGAEVARGETGEISVESGWAMESVAGRTCRTGDLGRMDHAGRVFLLGRVDDMIVSGGENVYPSDLESAVSRHPHVREAVVWPVSDPEFGHRLHLAVGVGPCCQKMSERELRSWLSERIARYQMPAKILVLEALPWTAAGKPDRQALQQRLDERGINRRS